In Methylocystis sp. MJC1, one DNA window encodes the following:
- a CDS encoding GNAT family acetyltransferase: MMETLSRATFAVASVTLMLLALALVGFGAFELVSALSQNWHEGGDALLTAIGYVVIALAVFDVAKYFVEEEVLRSRSPVTTSDVRRSLTKFISTIAIAVFIEGLVIVFQVSKHDVEKMPYPTALLATAILIVLGLGAYQRLNVEVERQLGCKDNAEQLTANLDEAADNSAMAGDTTAK, translated from the coding sequence ATGATGGAAACTTTATCGCGCGCGACCTTCGCGGTCGCAAGCGTCACCTTGATGCTTCTAGCGTTGGCGCTTGTCGGATTCGGAGCGTTCGAGCTGGTCTCCGCGCTAAGCCAAAACTGGCATGAGGGCGGCGACGCGCTTCTTACCGCGATTGGCTACGTCGTTATCGCTCTGGCTGTCTTCGACGTGGCCAAATACTTCGTTGAAGAAGAGGTCCTCCGAAGTCGTTCACCCGTCACCACATCCGACGTGCGGCGCAGTCTTACTAAATTCATTTCGACTATCGCGATCGCGGTATTCATCGAAGGATTGGTCATTGTGTTTCAAGTCAGCAAACACGACGTGGAAAAAATGCCCTACCCGACCGCTCTTCTCGCGACCGCAATTCTCATCGTTCTCGGGCTGGGAGCCTACCAACGACTGAACGTCGAAGTTGAGCGTCAGCTTGGCTGTAAAGACAACGCCGAACAATTGACGGCCAACCTTGACGAAGCGGCTGACAATAGCGCTATGGCGGGCGACACGACGGCAAAATGA